The following are encoded together in the Lentisphaerota bacterium genome:
- a CDS encoding DEAD/DEAH box helicase produces MLPTLVDRQLTQGLKSHLESQFPLATPHFAGLWDAFFSSAEPVVKGPYLQLHLPFRKADPAARRRFAPVLADIGFTPYLHQQRAFDRLCGAAPRSTIIATGTGSGKTECFLLPVLEHCAAHKHDRGIRAIFIYPMNALATDQAERIAKAVHKHRGLDGLRVGLYIGEDSGEGWKSNKREKEMGAETVITDRAALREHPPQILLTNYKMLDYLLIRPEDAPLWQDNTQGELRYCVADELHTYDGAQAADLACLLRRLKDRMRLETGRLCCVGTSATLGGGDSAQEILDYAATVFGEAFDPDALIGEDRLTPAEFLPPPGDTRAPLATVEDYLPMAEDNEEEYLRRQLGLWGFAVGGADLARFRSLRDGKTARDQQHVDELARRLLGDPFAAALVRRCAGHVPLLGTVAAAMARNLFDDEAAGHVAQTEAAIRSLAALLSRIRQVCDRAYDYPDVRIQYWTREMSRMVASIRPGAAELAFADDLTDIPNLSRAGAGEAGGETLYLPLANCRTCGCSGWISVYAAKDRKLISVLDDIYRHFFAKGSEAVRFVVPLAEGETPGHLNGEIRRLCCACRALAGEGEAACPECGSSALLRVAVQQPKMETHTRQADGQPYAFGRRICPVCGADDGGIMLVGMRTATLCSHMIATLNGSVYNRDKKIIAFNDNVQDASHRASYFGGRTWSSTFRTQLAHTIHENALPDVPLPDLLARFGDDLHARYPDPGARLATFIPQDCKWWHGWHELEERGAAPSAQTLHWLELRLRWEVCMEFGFKSNIGRTLEKTGVAAAYVKLPERTDARWEAVLTPLRNNFEALRHLTAPRLRACVAALADLMLRRGAVLDADVVPSILRVADLGVVRWQTPLKWALQGMSRGGMHPVFPGRATAGGTPRLALALTPGGETHALFESHTGCGETAALEALLNGLAAAGILEKVTAGPQAKAAMEYWVLPQERVVISSNLAAMRCPVCGRLRHVPRALLDAADGRVACRGPGCRGVLAPAVVPPHHYRQHYIGGDVFRLVAVEHTGLLKRDERTEIEKRFKSKEPAAWHPNLLSATPTLEMGIDIGDLSTVLLCSVPPTQSSYVQRIGRSGRKTGSAVNVTVANARPHDLYFFQTPGEMMAGGVRAPGVYLDAVSVLQRQYLGFALGAWIAQEKQAAFPRDIGAMLKALGAQTAVFPTTFLAWYATRRGGLAVRFVAALGAHASPVTADALRAYAGGAEAGGLDNALRNEVAALRVVLKGYEDKAQGITAQLKAVKADVGLTEEARQEQCEALEKERGAFRTLLRKLRGESVWGWLCDMAALLPNYAFPEEGVGLQTILYRETAGTGGGRSAAKVEYEIKRPASTALRELAPGMEFYAYGHHVPIGAVDLAQTDAPLPWRFCPACDAMVPDGPSLPPLCPQCQADWSDVGQVRILLRPKQFITVDSERNALTDDASDQRQPKWFDCKVFFERRSVVTASFHSPAEAEIPFGYEYIEHLMMREVNFGESTPNGDPAVNVNGEAVRGRGFDICPSCGRTKLNDDTTHAPWCLAAKKDEGPAPFVNHQLYREYNTEALRLFIPVLLTGDQQVESLMAAIKLGLERQFHGKVDHLQITIQTLPIPGSTLRQHFLVLYDSVPGGTGYLRQFVQGDGRLLFDVLDQARAVLQTCACGNDAEKDGCYRCLYRYQNQSRRHKISRRSALAILDQLTRLRGGMVFEQRELSVTDYLAGLLESELERAFVQQLDARVREMRGTCEPTVVPGLTKGLMLRIPKAGAAGDRVWACVFQEELGREKGVLRACRPDAVLYPQDTEAMAARPVAVFLDGWEYHKEIVAEDLRKRIALMDAGYRVWSLAWSDVDPASTVETPGWMRSLAAPGGADGETRRKLFAHYKSLTPLRNPDKPQEEPHHFWDEWLTMDRGLERLLTYLRVADDALFVAHAQCEACCLGKYVASASSERPELPGGQETFLAAVPAGAPLARLTAGRNAVAVYVWPDASEASRVAMRVCCRFDDTPPNDAQSDWKAFFALVTVFQFLPSAVGLFFSTAMREDTFWAERARAKLLDGQGAWELLLSNFPEDDDPCRALVAALQAAGVGEVPAAFEDIVRESDGEVIGFGQLVWMRSKAAWLDAATSGAQAMRAEGWLVGVAGEDGQGEFAQRVLERNKVSGER; encoded by the coding sequence ATGCTCCCGACACTCGTAGACCGACAGCTTACGCAGGGGCTCAAGAGCCATCTGGAGAGCCAGTTCCCGCTGGCGACGCCGCACTTTGCCGGACTCTGGGACGCCTTTTTCAGCTCCGCCGAACCCGTCGTCAAGGGGCCGTACCTCCAGTTGCATCTGCCGTTTCGCAAGGCCGACCCCGCAGCACGCAGGCGTTTCGCGCCGGTTCTGGCGGATATCGGCTTCACGCCATATCTGCACCAGCAGCGCGCCTTCGACCGCCTCTGCGGCGCGGCGCCCCGTTCCACGATCATCGCGACGGGCACGGGCTCCGGCAAGACCGAGTGCTTCCTGCTGCCGGTGCTCGAACACTGCGCGGCGCACAAGCACGACCGCGGCATCCGCGCGATCTTCATCTACCCCATGAACGCGCTGGCCACGGACCAGGCCGAACGCATCGCCAAGGCAGTACACAAGCATCGCGGACTGGACGGCTTACGGGTCGGCCTCTACATCGGCGAGGATAGCGGCGAGGGATGGAAGTCAAACAAGCGTGAAAAGGAGATGGGGGCCGAGACCGTTATCACCGACCGCGCCGCGCTGCGCGAGCATCCGCCGCAGATCCTGCTGACCAACTACAAGATGCTCGACTACCTGCTGATCCGGCCCGAGGACGCCCCGCTGTGGCAGGACAACACGCAGGGCGAGCTGCGCTACTGCGTGGCGGACGAGCTGCACACCTACGACGGGGCGCAGGCGGCCGACCTCGCCTGCCTGCTGCGGCGCTTGAAGGACCGGATGCGGCTGGAGACGGGGCGCCTCTGCTGCGTCGGCACCTCCGCCACGCTGGGCGGGGGCGATTCCGCGCAGGAAATTCTGGACTATGCCGCCACCGTGTTCGGCGAGGCCTTTGACCCGGACGCGCTCATCGGCGAGGACCGGCTGACCCCGGCCGAGTTTCTGCCGCCGCCGGGCGACACGCGGGCGCCGCTCGCGACGGTCGAGGACTACCTGCCGATGGCGGAAGACAACGAGGAGGAGTATCTGCGCCGCCAGCTCGGGCTCTGGGGGTTCGCGGTCGGGGGTGCGGACCTCGCGCGCTTTCGATCCCTGCGCGACGGTAAGACCGCCAGGGACCAGCAGCATGTGGATGAGCTGGCCAGGCGGCTGCTGGGTGACCCGTTCGCGGCGGCGCTGGTGCGGCGCTGCGCGGGGCATGTGCCGCTGCTCGGCACGGTCGCCGCCGCGATGGCGCGGAACCTCTTCGACGACGAGGCGGCCGGCCATGTCGCGCAAACCGAGGCCGCGATCCGCAGCCTCGCGGCGCTCCTTTCGCGCATCCGCCAGGTCTGCGACCGCGCGTACGACTATCCGGACGTGCGCATCCAGTACTGGACCCGCGAGATGTCGCGCATGGTCGCCTCCATCCGGCCCGGCGCCGCGGAACTGGCCTTTGCGGACGACCTGACGGACATCCCCAACCTGTCGCGGGCCGGGGCCGGGGAGGCGGGCGGCGAGACCCTTTACCTGCCGCTGGCGAACTGCCGCACCTGCGGATGTTCGGGCTGGATCAGCGTCTATGCGGCCAAGGACAGGAAGCTGATCAGCGTGCTGGACGATATCTACCGCCACTTCTTCGCGAAGGGCTCGGAGGCGGTCCGCTTTGTGGTGCCACTGGCGGAGGGCGAGACGCCGGGACACCTCAACGGCGAGATCCGGCGCCTCTGCTGCGCCTGCCGGGCGCTGGCGGGCGAAGGGGAGGCGGCGTGTCCCGAGTGCGGTTCGAGCGCCTTGCTGCGGGTGGCCGTACAGCAACCGAAAATGGAGACCCACACGCGTCAGGCGGACGGACAACCGTACGCCTTCGGGCGGCGGATCTGTCCGGTGTGCGGGGCCGACGACGGCGGCATCATGCTGGTGGGCATGCGGACGGCCACGTTGTGCAGCCACATGATCGCCACATTGAACGGATCGGTGTACAACCGAGACAAGAAGATCATCGCCTTCAACGACAACGTGCAGGACGCCTCGCACCGCGCCTCTTACTTCGGCGGGCGCACCTGGTCATCCACCTTCCGCACCCAACTCGCCCACACGATCCACGAGAACGCGCTGCCGGACGTGCCGCTGCCGGACCTCCTGGCGCGATTCGGCGACGACCTGCACGCCCGTTATCCCGATCCGGGTGCGCGGCTGGCGACCTTCATCCCGCAGGACTGCAAGTGGTGGCACGGCTGGCACGAGCTGGAGGAGCGCGGCGCGGCGCCCTCGGCGCAGACGCTCCACTGGCTGGAGTTGCGGCTGCGCTGGGAAGTCTGCATGGAGTTCGGGTTCAAGTCGAACATCGGCCGGACGCTGGAGAAGACGGGCGTGGCGGCGGCCTATGTGAAGCTGCCCGAGCGCACGGATGCCCGCTGGGAGGCGGTGCTGACGCCCTTGCGAAACAACTTCGAGGCTTTGCGCCACCTGACGGCGCCGAGGTTGCGCGCGTGCGTGGCGGCCTTGGCTGACCTGATGCTGCGGCGCGGTGCGGTGCTGGATGCCGACGTTGTGCCATCCATCCTCCGGGTCGCCGATCTGGGCGTCGTGCGCTGGCAGACGCCGCTGAAGTGGGCGCTCCAGGGGATGTCGCGGGGCGGCATGCACCCCGTCTTCCCGGGCAGGGCAACGGCGGGCGGGACGCCGCGGCTGGCTTTGGCGCTGACGCCGGGCGGGGAGACGCATGCGCTGTTCGAGTCGCACACGGGGTGCGGCGAGACCGCGGCGCTGGAGGCGCTCCTGAACGGGCTCGCCGCGGCAGGCATCCTGGAGAAGGTGACGGCGGGGCCACAGGCCAAGGCGGCCATGGAGTATTGGGTGCTGCCGCAGGAGCGGGTCGTGATCAGCAGCAACCTGGCGGCGATGCGCTGCCCGGTCTGCGGGCGGCTGCGGCACGTGCCGCGGGCCTTGCTCGACGCGGCGGACGGGCGCGTGGCCTGCCGCGGACCCGGGTGCCGCGGCGTGTTGGCCCCGGCGGTGGTTCCGCCGCATCACTACCGGCAGCACTACATCGGCGGGGACGTGTTCCGGCTGGTCGCGGTGGAACACACGGGGCTGCTCAAGCGCGACGAGCGCACGGAGATCGAGAAGCGGTTCAAGAGCAAGGAGCCGGCGGCATGGCACCCCAATCTGCTCTCGGCGACGCCGACGCTGGAGATGGGTATCGACATTGGCGACCTCTCCACCGTGCTCCTGTGCTCGGTGCCGCCCACCCAGTCCTCCTATGTGCAGCGGATCGGGCGGTCGGGCCGCAAGACGGGCAGCGCCGTCAATGTGACGGTGGCGAACGCGCGTCCGCACGACCTCTACTTCTTCCAGACGCCCGGGGAGATGATGGCGGGAGGGGTTCGGGCGCCCGGCGTGTACCTGGATGCGGTCTCCGTCCTGCAGCGCCAGTACCTCGGATTCGCGCTCGGAGCGTGGATCGCGCAGGAGAAGCAGGCGGCCTTTCCCCGCGATATCGGCGCCATGCTCAAGGCGCTGGGCGCCCAAACGGCGGTCTTCCCCACCACGTTCCTGGCATGGTACGCCACGCGGCGCGGCGGTCTGGCCGTACGGTTCGTCGCCGCGCTGGGCGCCCACGCCTCCCCCGTGACGGCGGACGCGCTCCGGGCGTATGCGGGCGGAGCGGAGGCGGGCGGTCTGGACAACGCCCTGCGCAACGAGGTTGCGGCGCTGCGCGTGGTGCTGAAGGGCTATGAGGACAAGGCCCAGGGGATCACGGCGCAGTTGAAGGCGGTCAAGGCCGACGTAGGCCTCACCGAGGAGGCGCGGCAGGAGCAGTGCGAGGCGCTGGAGAAGGAGCGCGGCGCGTTCCGGACGCTGCTGCGGAAACTGCGGGGCGAGAGCGTCTGGGGCTGGCTGTGCGACATGGCCGCGCTGCTGCCGAACTACGCCTTCCCCGAAGAAGGGGTCGGCCTGCAGACGATCCTTTACCGCGAGACCGCGGGAACGGGAGGTGGAAGATCGGCCGCCAAAGTCGAGTACGAGATCAAGCGGCCTGCCTCCACCGCCCTGCGCGAACTGGCGCCCGGCATGGAGTTCTATGCCTACGGCCACCACGTCCCCATCGGTGCGGTGGACCTTGCGCAGACCGATGCCCCCCTGCCTTGGCGGTTCTGTCCGGCCTGCGACGCCATGGTGCCCGATGGTCCCAGCCTGCCGCCGCTGTGCCCGCAATGCCAGGCTGACTGGAGCGATGTCGGTCAGGTCCGCATTTTGCTGAGGCCCAAACAGTTCATTACGGTGGACAGCGAGCGCAACGCGCTAACCGACGACGCCAGCGACCAGCGCCAGCCCAAGTGGTTCGACTGCAAAGTCTTCTTCGAGCGCCGCAGCGTCGTGACCGCCTCGTTTCACAGCCCGGCCGAAGCGGAGATCCCCTTCGGTTACGAATATATTGAACATCTGATGATGCGGGAGGTCAATTTTGGCGAGTCAACGCCGAATGGAGATCCCGCGGTCAACGTCAATGGGGAAGCGGTCCGGGGTAGGGGGTTTGACATCTGCCCCTCGTGCGGCCGCACGAAACTGAACGACGACACAACCCACGCCCCCTGGTGCCTGGCGGCGAAAAAAGACGAGGGTCCCGCTCCGTTCGTCAATCACCAGCTCTACCGGGAATACAACACCGAGGCGCTGCGCCTGTTCATCCCCGTGCTGCTGACCGGCGACCAGCAGGTGGAATCCCTGATGGCCGCCATCAAACTGGGACTGGAGCGCCAGTTCCACGGCAAGGTTGACCACCTTCAGATCACGATTCAGACGCTGCCCATTCCGGGGAGCACGCTGCGCCAGCATTTCCTGGTGCTGTACGACAGCGTGCCGGGAGGAACCGGGTACCTGCGCCAGTTTGTGCAAGGCGACGGGCGCCTGCTCTTCGACGTGCTTGACCAGGCGCGCGCGGTGCTCCAGACATGCGCCTGCGGCAACGACGCGGAGAAGGACGGCTGCTATCGCTGCCTCTACCGTTACCAGAACCAGTCCCGGCGTCACAAGATCTCGCGGCGGAGCGCCCTGGCGATCCTGGACCAGTTGACCCGGCTGCGGGGCGGGATGGTCTTCGAGCAACGCGAACTGTCGGTGACCGACTACTTGGCGGGCCTTCTGGAGAGCGAACTCGAACGGGCGTTCGTGCAGCAGCTCGATGCGCGCGTCCGGGAGATGCGGGGGACGTGCGAGCCGACGGTGGTGCCGGGATTGACGAAGGGGCTGATGCTGCGCATACCCAAGGCGGGGGCGGCGGGGGACCGCGTGTGGGCCTGCGTGTTCCAGGAAGAGCTGGGCCGGGAGAAGGGGGTATTGCGCGCCTGCCGGCCCGACGCCGTCCTCTATCCGCAGGACACCGAGGCGATGGCGGCCCGGCCGGTCGCCGTTTTCCTGGACGGCTGGGAATACCACAAGGAGATTGTCGCGGAGGATCTGCGCAAGCGGATCGCGCTGATGGATGCCGGGTACCGCGTCTGGTCGCTCGCCTGGTCGGACGTGGATCCGGCCTCCACTGTGGAGACGCCCGGGTGGATGCGGAGCCTCGCGGCGCCGGGCGGGGCCGATGGCGAAACGCGCCGCAAGCTGTTTGCCCACTATAAGAGCCTGACGCCGCTGCGCAACCCGGACAAGCCGCAGGAGGAGCCGCACCACTTCTGGGACGAGTGGCTGACGATGGATCGCGGGCTGGAGCGGCTTCTGACGTACCTGCGGGTGGCGGATGATGCGCTCTTCGTGGCGCACGCGCAGTGCGAGGCCTGCTGCCTGGGCAAGTACGTCGCGTCGGCGAGCAGCGAGCGGCCGGAGCTGCCCGGTGGCCAGGAGACGTTTCTGGCGGCCGTGCCGGCGGGGGCGCCGCTGGCACGGCTCACGGCCGGGCGGAACGCGGTGGCTGTCTATGTCTGGCCCGACGCGAGTGAGGCGTCGCGGGTGGCGATGCGCGTCTGCTGCCGCTTTGACGACACGCCGCCGAATGACGCGCAGAGCGATTGGAAGGCGTTTTTCGCCCTTGTGACCGTGTTCCAGTTCCTGCCGTCTGCCGTCGGGTTATTCTTCAGCACGGCCATGCGGGAAGACACCTTCTGGGCCGAGCGCGCCCGCGCCAAGCTGCTGGACGGGCAGGGGGCCTGGGAATTGCTGTTGTCCAACTTCCCGGAGGATGACGACCCGTGCCGGGCGCTGGTCGCCGCGCTGCAGGCTGCAGGCGTCGGCGAGGTGCCGGCCGCGTTCGAGGACATCGTCCGCGAGAGCGACGGGGAGGTTATCGGGTTCGGCCAGTTGGTCTGGATGCGCAGCAAGGCCGCGTGGCTCGATGCGGCGACGTCAGGCGCGCAGGCGATGCGGGCGGAAGGCTGGCTGGTGGGGGTGGCGGGAGAAGATGGACAGGGTGAGTTCGCGCAGCGGGTGTTGGAGCGGAACAAGGTTTCAGGAGAGAGGTGA
- a CDS encoding DNA helicase, translating into MGAFAIDKKFFDSVNKLGREAGRLIDSFIVKFMREGVNGGMEFEKVNGSYKRLLRTVRVNDKYRVVLVLDDKGNAVLLHAGEHEDAYRWATRRGCEVNARTGELQVFTVELKEAAPKVSAGRRAAAAARLFETRPTDQELLDLGVPEGLLGQVRQIVDEDDLLGREESFPQGVFDILLQVADGKPVGELLAVLRAEQAEKKPAGDNVADAIESNLASQGQFVFVSTEEELNAVRNATLAKWRVYLHASQRKIVQKRANGPIKVLGGAGTGKTVVAMHRAKHLLENVFTGGGRLLFTTFTKNLCADIRKLLATICSEATMARIDVVNLDQWALGYLRKQGIAVNPILAGDKRRELMVKALGRSAYDGPQDVSFFLHEWEQIVLAYQLASEGEYLRVPRIGQGTRVPGKDRKAIWSVFEQYRAILRTNNMMEPDEIMDCAAQLIAKEGGARSYAAVIVDETQDFSMPALRLVCALSGNRYDASLPNSLMLVGDAHQRIYGRRAVLNKCGINVRGRSAKLYLNYRSTEHIRRLAVALLEGVSVDDLDGESDNNKGYHSLVVGTKPEMVRFDGFEQEMDAVAKKLKEWATEDKRPLCDYAILCRTKEEVFAVGKALKRREIESLEIKTEEDDGIQKDAVSIATMHRAKGLEFVGVILPRLNRGVWPLKPAGFEGLDQVSQRAHLAGELSLLYVALTRAMKHVWLSGVGEVPDELTSCL; encoded by the coding sequence ATGGGCGCTTTTGCCATCGACAAGAAGTTCTTCGACAGCGTCAACAAGCTGGGCCGCGAGGCGGGGAGGCTGATCGACTCCTTCATCGTGAAGTTCATGCGCGAGGGCGTGAATGGAGGGATGGAGTTCGAGAAGGTCAACGGCAGCTACAAGCGGCTGCTGCGCACCGTGCGCGTGAACGACAAATACCGGGTGGTGCTGGTGCTCGACGACAAAGGCAACGCGGTGTTGCTGCACGCCGGCGAACACGAGGACGCCTACCGCTGGGCGACGCGCCGCGGGTGCGAGGTCAACGCGCGCACGGGCGAGCTGCAGGTATTCACTGTAGAGCTGAAGGAGGCCGCGCCCAAGGTGTCGGCCGGGCGGCGGGCGGCCGCCGCGGCGCGCCTGTTCGAGACCAGGCCGACCGACCAGGAACTGCTGGATCTCGGCGTGCCGGAGGGGCTGCTCGGGCAAGTCCGGCAGATTGTTGACGAGGACGACCTGCTGGGACGTGAAGAGAGCTTCCCCCAGGGGGTGTTCGACATCCTGCTGCAGGTCGCGGACGGCAAGCCGGTCGGCGAGCTTCTGGCGGTGCTTCGTGCGGAGCAGGCGGAGAAAAAGCCGGCGGGCGACAACGTGGCCGACGCCATCGAGTCCAATCTGGCCTCGCAGGGCCAGTTCGTCTTCGTCTCCACCGAAGAGGAACTCAATGCCGTGCGCAACGCGACGCTGGCCAAGTGGCGGGTTTACCTGCACGCCTCGCAGCGCAAGATCGTCCAAAAACGGGCCAACGGCCCCATCAAGGTGCTCGGCGGCGCGGGAACCGGCAAGACGGTGGTGGCGATGCATCGGGCGAAGCACCTGCTCGAAAACGTGTTTACCGGCGGCGGGCGGCTGCTTTTCACGACCTTCACGAAGAATCTCTGCGCCGACATCCGCAAACTGCTGGCCACCATCTGCTCCGAGGCTACGATGGCGCGGATCGACGTGGTGAACCTCGACCAGTGGGCGCTCGGCTACCTGCGGAAGCAAGGCATCGCGGTCAACCCCATCCTGGCGGGCGACAAGCGGCGCGAGCTGATGGTCAAGGCCCTGGGCCGGTCGGCGTATGACGGGCCGCAGGACGTGTCGTTCTTCCTGCACGAATGGGAGCAGATCGTGCTGGCCTATCAACTCGCCTCAGAGGGGGAGTATCTTCGGGTGCCGCGTATCGGCCAGGGGACGCGGGTGCCGGGAAAAGACCGCAAAGCCATCTGGAGCGTCTTCGAGCAGTACCGCGCCATTCTGCGAACGAATAACATGATGGAGCCCGACGAGATCATGGACTGTGCCGCGCAACTGATCGCGAAGGAGGGCGGTGCGAGGAGCTACGCGGCGGTGATCGTGGATGAGACCCAGGATTTCAGCATGCCGGCGCTGCGGCTGGTGTGCGCGCTGTCGGGGAACCGCTACGACGCCAGCCTCCCGAACTCGCTGATGCTGGTGGGCGACGCCCATCAGCGCATCTACGGGCGGCGGGCCGTCTTGAACAAGTGCGGGATCAATGTGCGCGGCCGTTCGGCGAAGCTTTACCTCAACTACCGCTCGACGGAGCATATCCGGCGACTGGCGGTGGCTCTGCTGGAAGGGGTGTCGGTGGACGATCTCGACGGTGAGAGCGATAACAACAAGGGGTATCATTCGCTCGTGGTCGGGACCAAACCGGAGATGGTGCGTTTCGACGGCTTTGAACAGGAAATGGACGCGGTCGCCAAGAAGCTCAAGGAGTGGGCGACCGAAGACAAGCGCCCCCTTTGCGACTATGCGATCCTCTGCCGAACCAAGGAAGAGGTGTTCGCAGTCGGCAAGGCGCTCAAACGGCGCGAGATCGAGAGTCTGGAGATCAAGACCGAAGAGGACGACGGTATCCAGAAGGACGCGGTGAGCATTGCGACGATGCACCGCGCCAAGGGACTGGAGTTCGTCGGCGTCATTCTGCCCCGGCTGAACAGAGGCGTCTGGCCGCTCAAACCGGCCGGCTTCGAGGGCCTGGATCAGGTCTCGCAGCGGGCGCACCTCGCCGGCGAGCTCTCCCTGCTCTACGTCGCCCTCACCCGCGCCATGAAGCACGTGTGGCTATCGGGCGTAGGCGAGGTGCCGGATGAACTCACATCATGCCTATGA